The Edaphobacter flagellatus sequence CCTCCTCCTCCTCTTCATATACATTCTTGCGGTTTCACTCACGGTTACCGCGCAAAAAACCGTATTGCGCGGGGCAGGGAAGTTCAGCGGTCAGGCTGCCTATGATCTGACGAAAGAGTTCCTCGCCGCTGCACCTCATCGCTGGATTGGCTCGCCCGACCACGTTAAGGCAGAGGCTTTTATCAAGTCACACTTTGCCGCCGAAGCCGCAAAAGGCAACTTCGAGACGGACACCTTCACTGCCTCTACTCCTGCTGGACAACTGGCGATGAAAAACTTCATCGTGCGCTATCCAGGCAAGAAGGATGGCGTAATCGTTCTCGCCAGTCACTACGAGACGAACTATCCGCTGCGCGATACTGGTTTTGTCGGAGCCAACGACGGTGCATGCACTTCAGCCTTCCTTGTCGAGCTGGGCAACTATCTGCGCGCGCATCCGCCTGAAGGCTATAGCGTATGGCTCGTGTTCGATGACGGCGAAGAGGCCATCCAGTCCTGGAGCGACCGCGATTCGCTCTACGGTACGCGCCACCTGGCCGCGAAATGGTCGCAGGACAATACTCTCAAGAAGATCAAAGCCTTCATCGTCCTCGACATGATCGGCGACAAGGACCTGAACATCGATCGCGACGCCAACTCCACTGGTTGGCTGCTCGATCTGCTGGCGACCGCGGCGAAGAATACCGGCCACTCCAGCTACGTCTTCAAGAACCAGAACGCGTTGCAGGACGACCATCTTCCGTTCCGGCAGCGCGGAGTTCCAGTGCTCGACATCATCGACATTGAGTACGGCACACCGTCGAGCCAGTATCCCGAGGGCTACCACCATACTCCGCTCGACACACTCGACAAGATCAGCGCGCACTCGCTGCAAGTCGTGGGTGACATGGTCATCGAACTGCTTCACCTGATTGACCAGCACGGCTAAGCAACTCTAAAAACGAGGATATGACGGCGCTCCCAAGCGAAGCGAAGGGGCAGTGTTTCTATTTCGTCCTTCGGCTGCCTTTTCTGCGAATTCGCACTATGCCAGAGTATGCGTAAATGTGATAGCGTTATAAGTCTCATTTATGGTAGGTGCAGAAGGAGACGCTGATGTTTGGGTTGACCGCAGAGCAGGAGCAGCTGCAAAAAGAGGTTCGTGCCTTCGCTGAGCGTGAAGTGGCACCGCATGTTTCAGAGTGGGACGAGAAGAGCGAGTTCCCGCATGCAGTCGTCAAAAAGCTGGGCGAGATGGGCTTGCTTGGCGTGATATTTCCTGAAGAGCTCGGTGGCGCCGGTATGGGCTACGTCGAATATGTGCTTGCTATCGAAGAGCTGTCGCGTGTGGACGGAAGTGTGGGTATTATCGTCGCGGCACACAACTCTCTCTGCACAAACCACATCATGCTTGCAGGCAATGACGAGCAGCGCAGTCGGTGGATTCCTAAGCTTGCCAGTGGCCAGTGGCTTGGCGCGTGGGGACTCACCGAACCCGGCTCAGGCTCTGATGCCGGAGGCGCAAGAACCACTGCGGTCAAGCGTGGTGACAAGTGGGTGATCAATGGCTCGAAAACGTTTATCACCAATGGAAGCTACGCCAACTGCGCTGTTGTTCTTGCTGTGACCGACAAGGAGAAGGGAACCCGCGGCGGGATCTCGGCTTTCGTCGTCGAACGCGGTACGCCGGGTTTTCGTTCCGGTAAGAAAGAGAACAAGCTCGGCCTGCGTGCCAGCGATACAGCAGAATTGATCTTCGAAAACTGCGAAGTGCCGGAAGAGAACCAGATCGGCAAGCCGGGAGATGGGTTTAAAGATGCCATGCGCGTGCTTGATGGTGGGCGCATCTCGATTGCTGCGTTGAGCCTCGGCATGGGCCGCGGTGCGCTGGACTCTGCCATGAAGTATGCGCAGGAGCGTAAACAGTTCGGCAAGGCCATCAGCGAGTTTCAGGCTATCCAGTTCAAGCTGGCCGACATGGCAACCGAACTCGACGCAGCGTGGTTGCTGACCATGCGTGCGGCGCATATGAAGGACAAAGGCCAGAAAGTGACTCTGGAGTCGGCAATGGCCAAGCTCTACGCGAGCGAAGCTGCATGCCGCATCTGCGATGAAGGTGTGCAGATTCACGGTGGCTATGGCTTTATTAAGGACTACCCGGCTGAGAAGTTTTATCGTGACGTCCGTCTCTGTCCCATCGGCGAGGGAACCAGCGAAATTCAGCGTATGGTCATCGCTCGCGAGCTGCTTGGGAAAGCTCCTAGCCGCGGCTGAAAGAAAGGACTACTTCGACACGACTAAACTTCGAAGTTCTCCCACTGCTCACGAACGCGATCGATAAGGTCGTCAAATCCGGCGGACTTGCGGATGGACGCCAGCAGAGGGTCCCAGCGGCTAATCATCGGGTAGTTGATAAAACCCTTCAGGCGAGCTTTTTCAAGCCATTCGACAGCGTGTTGCTCGTCGCCAAGGATGGCATAGCACTGAGCAATATTCCAGGAGTAGTGTGGGTCGCATTCCGCGATCTGGCTTAGCTCCTGCGTCAAAGAGCGATCAAGGCTATCCCGGTCTCCAGTGAGCGCAGCCTGCATGACAATGCCCAACTGCGAGAAGAAGTGGCCGGGGTGCATCTCGTCGATGGCGCGGAATTGTGCGATTGCATCCTCATCACGCCGCAGCAGAGCGAGGATCTGTCCGCGGCACCAGAGAAGCATGGCGTTGGAGGAATCCAGCCGGATAGCGTCGTCAAAGGATGGAAGAGCGTCCGCAAACTCTCCCCCCATGAGCGAGAGCAGGCCGGGGATAAAGCGATAGACTGGCGTGAGCGGGTCTATCTCAAGGATACGTCTTGCCAGAGGCATGGCAGCATGAGCCTTACCGCTGAGTCCGCAGACAGCGGAGTACCAGCTCAATGTGTCGGAGTCATTCGGGTTGGCTGCGATAGCCCGCTTCAGCAAACGCACTGCAAGCTGGCTGTCGCCTTCCTGAACGCTGATCAGGCCAAGAAGACGGTAGGCATGTGCCGATTCAGGATCAAGCTCAAGGGCTTCATTGGCGCATTCTCGTGCTTTGGCAAGATAGGATACATCCGATGAGATGCCCGCGTTGATGTATTGCCAGTAGACTTGCCCCTTGGCTGCAAGAAGAAGCGCATTCTTGCCGACAATCGCTTCGCCGGTTTCGAGATACTCAAGAGCGCGGGTCAACGCGTCGGCGGAGTAGTTGAGGATCTCGTGCTTCGCCATCAGGTAATAACGGTATGCTTCGACGTCTGGGAGCGGTCTTGCAAGCATATGTTTGTCCTCGGCGGGAGTGAGCTTGATCTTGAGCGAAGAGACGATCTGGCGAGAGATATTTTCCTGGATCGTAAAGACATCGTCCATCGTGCCGGTGAACTTTTCAGCCCAAAGAAGAGATTGATTCAGCGGATCGACCAGTTGGGCCGTCACACGTATCTTCGTATCGCCATTGCCAGAATTCTGTCCTAATCGCACCGAGCCTTCGAGCACGTAACGAACATTCAGGTCATTGGCAATCTTCTGCAGAGGTTCTCGCGTTCCTTTGAGCTGCATGGCAGACGCACGGCAGATGATCCTCAGTGAGTGAACACTGGAGAGATCTGTGATGATCTCGTCTGTAAGGCCATCGCAAAAATAATCGGCGTCTTTTTCGTCACCCATGATGGTGAAGGGAAGCACGACGACAGAAGGTGTATCAGCACTTCCGCTGTAGTCCACCATCAGCGTAGGTAGCGTCACGGTATAGTGCGATCCCGATGAGGTGAGTGTGCCGAGTGCTGCAATAAACTCAGCGGCGTCCTGGAAGCGATCCTCAGGAGACTTCATGAGTGCCCTGTCGACTGCTTGCCGCAGACTACCCGGAAGATCGGAGCGGAAGTTACTTATAGGATGGGGTGTCGTCCGAAGGATGCCTTCAAAGACGGTGTATGGATTATCGCCGGGGAAGGGAAGCTTCCCGGTAAGCATCTCGTAGAGGCAGACCCCGGTTGCCCACAGATCGGTGCGTTGATCGATCGTCTTCGAAAGCACCTGCTCTGGAGCCATGTAGTTGATTGTTCCGACAATGATGCCGGTC is a genomic window containing:
- a CDS encoding M28 family peptidase; amino-acid sequence: MKRLLLLFIYILAVSLTVTAQKTVLRGAGKFSGQAAYDLTKEFLAAAPHRWIGSPDHVKAEAFIKSHFAAEAAKGNFETDTFTASTPAGQLAMKNFIVRYPGKKDGVIVLASHYETNYPLRDTGFVGANDGACTSAFLVELGNYLRAHPPEGYSVWLVFDDGEEAIQSWSDRDSLYGTRHLAAKWSQDNTLKKIKAFIVLDMIGDKDLNIDRDANSTGWLLDLLATAAKNTGHSSYVFKNQNALQDDHLPFRQRGVPVLDIIDIEYGTPSSQYPEGYHHTPLDTLDKISAHSLQVVGDMVIELLHLIDQHG
- a CDS encoding acyl-CoA dehydrogenase codes for the protein MFGLTAEQEQLQKEVRAFAEREVAPHVSEWDEKSEFPHAVVKKLGEMGLLGVIFPEELGGAGMGYVEYVLAIEELSRVDGSVGIIVAAHNSLCTNHIMLAGNDEQRSRWIPKLASGQWLGAWGLTEPGSGSDAGGARTTAVKRGDKWVINGSKTFITNGSYANCAVVLAVTDKEKGTRGGISAFVVERGTPGFRSGKKENKLGLRASDTAELIFENCEVPEENQIGKPGDGFKDAMRVLDGGRISIAALSLGMGRGALDSAMKYAQERKQFGKAISEFQAIQFKLADMATELDAAWLLTMRAAHMKDKGQKVTLESAMAKLYASEAACRICDEGVQIHGGYGFIKDYPAEKFYRDVRLCPIGEGTSEIQRMVIARELLGKAPSRG
- a CDS encoding serine/threonine-protein kinase — translated: MVEGQIISHYRVLEQLGVGAMGVVCKAEDMLLHRTVALKSLSSSVLADDTQKHSLLEEARAASVLDHPNICRIHHIEELPDGQIILVMGYYEGETLANQIRRGPLEAVSASIIATQILSGLQHAHSKGIIHRDIKPSNLIISPSGEVKIVDFGLARRPNIQRSLTETGIIVGTINYMAPEQVLSKTIDQRTDLWATGVCLYEMLTGKLPFPGDNPYTVFEGILRTTPHPISNFRSDLPGSLRQAVDRALMKSPEDRFQDAAEFIAALGTLTSSGSHYTVTLPTLMVDYSGSADTPSVVVLPFTIMGDEKDADYFCDGLTDEIITDLSSVHSLRIICRASAMQLKGTREPLQKIANDLNVRYVLEGSVRLGQNSGNGDTKIRVTAQLVDPLNQSLLWAEKFTGTMDDVFTIQENISRQIVSSLKIKLTPAEDKHMLARPLPDVEAYRYYLMAKHEILNYSADALTRALEYLETGEAIVGKNALLLAAKGQVYWQYINAGISSDVSYLAKARECANEALELDPESAHAYRLLGLISVQEGDSQLAVRLLKRAIAANPNDSDTLSWYSAVCGLSGKAHAAMPLARRILEIDPLTPVYRFIPGLLSLMGGEFADALPSFDDAIRLDSSNAMLLWCRGQILALLRRDEDAIAQFRAIDEMHPGHFFSQLGIVMQAALTGDRDSLDRSLTQELSQIAECDPHYSWNIAQCYAILGDEQHAVEWLEKARLKGFINYPMISRWDPLLASIRKSAGFDDLIDRVREQWENFEV